A DNA window from Xanthomonas campestris pv. campestris str. ATCC 33913 contains the following coding sequences:
- a CDS encoding Na+/H+ antiporter subunit C, producing the protein MELALASAIGVLTALAIYLLLRARSFDVILGLTFLSYATNLLIFAGGRLRSGQPPVLRDGISADLSQHTDPLPQALVLTAIVIAFAMTAVSLVLAIRSRSDNGSDHVDAHEDADTGEDTREARR; encoded by the coding sequence ATGGAACTGGCACTGGCAAGCGCGATCGGCGTGCTCACCGCTCTGGCGATCTACCTGCTGCTGCGTGCGCGCAGTTTCGATGTGATCCTGGGGCTCACCTTCCTGTCGTATGCGACCAACCTGCTGATCTTCGCCGGTGGGCGCCTGCGCAGCGGGCAGCCGCCCGTGCTACGCGACGGCATTTCCGCCGACCTGAGCCAGCACACCGACCCGCTGCCGCAGGCGCTGGTGCTCACCGCGATCGTGATTGCCTTCGCGATGACCGCGGTAAGCCTGGTGCTGGCGATCCGCAGCCGCAGCGACAACGGCAGCGACCACGTGGATGCGCACGAAGATGCGGATACCGGCGAAGACACGCGTGAGGCGCGCCGATGA